The following nucleotide sequence is from Paralichthys olivaceus isolate ysfri-2021 chromosome 22, ASM2471397v2, whole genome shotgun sequence.
GTACAAGACTCTGGGTAtgaaacacatataaaaacttTGAGTCACTCTTTTGTCCACACATGTACTGTTAGGTGCCTTTACCTCTTAACCTGATTTGAaccttggtttttaatttaatgtgaaacatgaaactttaattcatgcatttatttatgaaatgttttaaggtgTCCTTATCTAGAAAGGTGccgtgaaataaatgtattattatcattttgctcAAAAGCTAAACTGAACTCTATCTAGAGATGAGTGGTTACCTGAACATCTCCAGCATGTTCTCTTGTTTATCTTGTACAGTAACACAGCcagcaaaacactgatggtGAATGTCAAAGCTCCACTCAGGAAAAACACCGTCCAGTTCACCTCATCTGCAACAGGAGAAATTCTAGTAATtctatttcatcttttttaatttttaatttaactttgcaagagacaacacaagacatttctatattagaagaaaaaaaatattaataattataataacaaaactaacaatcatgtaataataatgatcatataaTGATATGAACCATCTGACcactataacaacaataatgtccccatcacaatattaataataataataataatatgatcatggagggaaaaaaagctgcactcaTACTTAATAATTCACGTCTTGTCACCACtagtgttatttataataacagtatattataaccattactatgatcatcgttatcatcaccaataataatcataaataaaaaattctacTTAGTTGTGGTGCACACCACCACCGTCCACTGGTGGTGAAGCATTGTTGGGTCACCGTCAGGAGGGACATTCAGACAGGACAGGATTTTACCAATTGTTTGGTCCCAACTGTCACAATACATCAAGTGAGACAGTCTCTGGTAGTGACTCACCATCAACGTCCAGCTTGgtcccgtttccaaacagtatgtgtccacatgcagcgacagcacagtagtaggtcccagcatgagaacggttcagtctcattgacaagttgtagacacaggtgtgtgtctgtgtgtcaggtttcctctcacactgatccttcctgtctccgtgggtgtaaatgagtcctgactgaggttcttcagagatcttgaaccagtaaacactgtgttctccatcacaggtcccagtgtgaactgtacagctgagagtcacagagcctcctggctggatgttctcagactgatgcaccagagcctggatgttcaaccctgaacctttcacactgacagtgacgccctCCATGAACTCAAACTCATATGAATTACTCTTGAAACAGTAGTAAGtagctgagtctgaaagttgCACATTTGAGATTTTTAGGTGACTCACAACATCAGTAGATTCCAGAGTGAAGCGTGGATTGTTCTTGAATTCGTTTAATGATGAAAAAGTTTTTGATAACTTGTAAGTCACTGAGATAATTCGaggcttctgtcctggtgtttgcttgaacCAATAAATCATCTTGTCCTCCCTCTCATAGAAATACTTgaaagtcaagttgtctccaacatcaactgatctaaatcctctgtgttgatgagacaagataaaatgatgcatctgaactgaagagaaaaaggagaaaagcaacacaacagttaattttatgtgacagaaatgaaatcgtaatcagcatcaggaccgactgaatatttataaaacacacaactcacccattttcccgaagaggaaacatgtcaggtagagaatgaactgcggagatgtcatcatgttgaaatcgtcgtgttgaatgacaaacagcccgacaccttctcctctcttcagagtaaagacttgtgttgattggccagcagggcaacactgatcacatgatcactgccacctatgatgtgaatctttgttctttaaatagaatcacatggtgagagacatctgaagcacttagagtacattatactactactactacaggtCTCTACCTCTTCCCTGTTATGCAAGAGATTATGTGTCTTACAATGTTGAAGAATGTGATGGAAAAATCTTGGATCAGCcccttttgtccagatctgaacccaaatgtaacgggttatttcttggcccatgctCTATCCCTCTCCCAACCAGCCAACCAGacaagacaggggtgaaaacataacttcttagtggaggaaacagttttaagagTCACATTGTAGAGTAACTGCTCTTGAAACTTTCAGACGTGACATGtacatgacacacattcatagtttattacgacgtgtgacttgaaaacaaaaagatatcagcaaagatgagggcagtggtttgtgtactacatcagaaaatgtgatcatattttgtgagatctctttttatttgctgtgggctGTGGGGAACTTGTTCTATTGCTTCATCTGCCCCTTTCAAGTCCCACAGACTGGATCATGGCTACCATGTGGTTGATGgagtaataaatatgatttcatgagtaatgatttcacattttatttgtggatatgtgTGAGTTTAACACTTTGAATCCCTATTTCATGACACTGCTTGATGAGAGCAACTTCTGGtcatttcattactgtttacttgaaatattctgctggggtgaagtgaagacactgcagagacttcctgtttgaaagtgctcagacaaagagagcagagggtctTTAGACTGTCGACCACACAGAGGCTAAAtaaagatcctcacatgtgaggtgtacgaaatgtttaaacaacatGTGGTTAAGTTCTCCTCTACTttcccctccccactatcactctctcttctctcccctcttttccacccatctctcctctcctcccccctttttctctgctcaccccaaccggtcgaggcagatgaccgtccacattgagcctggttctgctcgaggtttctccctgttaatgagggagtttttcctctccacagtcgccaaagtgctgctcattgtgggaactgttgggtttctctatattcaattcgattttaaggtcttgaccttctatgtaaagtgccttgagataatgtatattatgatttggcgctatacaaataaaactgagttGAATTAAGTTCAAGAACTTTATTCTGTACTTAGTGGGAGTGGAAAATATGGCAACTGACAACATCAAATTAGTTTGGCtgatttaatatctttatttgttttgcattaaaaagctttacattcagaatgtatggaagtgaaacatgttcagctcTACTGCTTTACActggagtacacacattcactcctgtcaccgtctgtttgtcttcttgctcTGCTGAACCTGTGCTCCATTAAAGCAGAGTAATGTAGGTTGtctgcatcttcatcatcagcattaTCATCTTCATGGTTCAAGTTTTCAGCAccaattatatttttcataatcTGTCTTTTCTAATCCTGAAACTTCAGAGGATTTTGTTATTCACAATGTCGAGCTACGTCACTTACTGCCCTTTAGTCTCCAACAACCTTTCTACCAAAGATGAGCTTTCCACTTATTCTGTGAAGCTGTCACGATCATTTCCTTTagtcttcttctcctgctgctgctcacgctACATTAAAGGCTCAGTTCACTCAAATGACTTGTCTTTCCCCTGAGCCTTGTGCAGTTTTTGCTTTAAACTATATTGAGGTTTTGAGATCTGCATCTCTGAGATCAGTGCTGCCGCCAACGTCCTCACTTCATAGAGGTGAACGTAGTCTTAAATCACTTTGTCTCATCAGCAGATAACATGTTTGGTTGGTACACACAATGATAATAAGTCATGCAAACCTAACTAAAGCACTACTAGGGCCCACAAGGAAATGATCAAAAGATGCTTGCATGTGGTCACCATGTTTCTGACAGATAGGTGTGGTCTGTGAACGGTGAAACTCGGCTTCACAAGAAAG
It contains:
- the LOC138406649 gene encoding uncharacterized protein, translated to MMTSPQFILYLTCFLFGKMGELFQMHHFILSHQHRGFRSVDVGDNLTFKYFYEREDKMIYWFKQTPGQKPRIISVTYKLSKTFSSLNEFKNNPRFTLESTDVVSHLKISNVQLSDSATYYCFKSNSYEFEFMEGVTVSVKGSGLNIQALVHQSENIQPGGSVTLSCTVHTGTCDGEHSVYWFKISEEPQSGLIYTHGDRKDQCERKPDTQTHTCVYNLSMRLNRSHAGTYYCAVAACGHILFGNGTKLDVDDEVNWTVFFLSGALTFTISVLLAVLLYKINKRTCWRCSESCTQPSSPSTTNAEGNQDADGLHYAALNVKVASRSRRQRDNTRDECVYSGVKL